The following are from one region of the Microbacterium paraoxydans genome:
- a CDS encoding carbohydrate ABC transporter permease has product MSHATIEKPVEADAPPTTHGTDEKGRKTTRTILAIGFVVVVALALLLVFTAPTEESSRITIGFSLNSFFLWLGGLNPLVQIPAVLLVFGVVVAIILVLIEFAPRPGRGYFIMRLVACLVIPVLALLLLRPYANAVVYVVAIALLVGALLFFADFRARQGAGYLFQLVLFMAPAAIMLLLGLIYPAISTIFKSFFDKTGDEFVGLENYIWVFTNPVGTSSVINTIIWALLAPVISVVIGLAYAVFIDRARGEKFLKVLVFMPVAISFVGAGIIWKFMYDARQGDQIGLLNAIVTAFGGDPVQWLAIKPILNTLMLLIVFIWTQTGFAMVILSAAIKAVPVEQMEAAELDGTNAWQRFRNVTVPGIRSSLIVVLTTITIASLKVYDIVAVMTGGRDETSVLGFEMVNQQQRFQSYGHSSALAVVLFLFVLPLIIYNARSMAKQREIR; this is encoded by the coding sequence ATGTCGCACGCGACCATCGAGAAACCCGTCGAGGCTGACGCGCCGCCGACGACGCACGGCACCGACGAGAAGGGGAGGAAGACCACACGCACGATCCTCGCGATCGGCTTCGTTGTCGTCGTCGCGCTGGCTCTCCTCCTCGTCTTCACCGCTCCGACCGAGGAGTCCTCGCGGATCACGATCGGGTTCTCGCTTAACAGCTTCTTCCTGTGGCTCGGTGGTCTGAATCCGCTGGTGCAGATCCCGGCCGTGCTGCTCGTGTTCGGCGTGGTCGTGGCGATCATCCTCGTGCTGATCGAGTTCGCGCCCCGCCCTGGTCGCGGCTACTTCATCATGCGGCTGGTCGCGTGCCTCGTCATCCCGGTGCTCGCGCTGCTGCTGCTCCGTCCCTACGCGAACGCCGTCGTGTACGTCGTCGCGATCGCGCTCCTCGTCGGGGCGCTCCTCTTCTTCGCGGACTTCCGTGCGCGGCAGGGAGCGGGCTATCTCTTCCAGCTCGTGCTGTTCATGGCCCCGGCGGCCATCATGCTGCTGCTCGGCCTCATCTACCCCGCGATCTCGACGATCTTCAAGTCCTTCTTCGACAAGACCGGCGACGAGTTCGTCGGGCTCGAGAACTACATCTGGGTCTTCACCAACCCGGTCGGCACATCGTCGGTGATCAACACGATCATCTGGGCACTGCTCGCTCCGGTGATCTCCGTGGTCATCGGCCTCGCCTACGCCGTCTTCATCGACAGGGCTCGCGGCGAGAAGTTCCTCAAGGTGCTGGTCTTCATGCCGGTGGCGATCTCGTTCGTCGGCGCCGGGATCATCTGGAAGTTCATGTACGACGCCCGGCAGGGTGACCAGATCGGTCTCCTCAACGCGATCGTGACCGCTTTCGGCGGCGACCCCGTGCAGTGGCTGGCGATCAAGCCGATCCTCAACACGCTCATGCTGCTCATCGTGTTCATCTGGACCCAGACCGGCTTCGCCATGGTCATCCTCTCGGCCGCGATCAAGGCCGTGCCGGTCGAGCAGATGGAGGCGGCCGAGCTCGACGGCACGAACGCCTGGCAGCGCTTCCGCAACGTGACCGTGCCCGGCATCCGGTCGTCGCTGATCGTCGTGCTCACGACCATCACGATCGCCTCGCTCAAGGTGTACGACATCGTCGCCGTGATGACCGGCGGACGGGACGAGACCAGCGTCCTCGGCTTCGAGATGGTCAACCAGCAGCAGCGGTTCCAGAGCTACGGGCACTCGTCGGCGCTCGCCGTCGTGCTGTTCCTGTTCGTGTTGCCGCTGATCATCTACAACGCCCGATCGATGGCCAAGCAGAGGGAGATCCGCTGA
- a CDS encoding ABC transporter substrate-binding protein has translation MALSQRYRLLAPIALVGVASLALAGCAEGGSGEGGSGETKDTVRISGGITGVEADDLNASFEQFTKDTGIKVEYTGDKGFEGNIVTKVTGGDAPDIAIVPQPGLLKTLVDTGKVMPAPEAVETAVDENWSEDWKKYGTFDDTFYAAPMLANLKGYVWYSPKQFAEWGVEVPETWDDMIALTDTIVEKTGGPAWCAGFASEAASGWPGTDWIEDLVLRQSGPDVYDDWVAGDVKFTDPEIKQAFDAVGEILLNPEYVNAGYGDVKSINSTAFGDVANAVAKGDCALTHQASFLSANFLDTETADGNVPEVAPDGDVYAFIMPGETAGELQVEGGGEFVAAFSDDEATQKVLEFMASPEFADARVELGGVISANKNADPSLASSEFLQEAMTIMQDDATTFRFDASDLMPSTVGSGSFWKGMVDWIDGKDTDTVLSDIQAGYEN, from the coding sequence ATGGCTTTGTCACAGCGATACCGCCTGCTCGCCCCCATCGCACTCGTCGGCGTCGCGTCTCTCGCGCTCGCCGGCTGCGCCGAGGGCGGAAGCGGCGAAGGCGGAAGCGGGGAGACCAAGGACACGGTCCGGATCTCCGGCGGCATCACGGGCGTCGAGGCCGATGACCTGAACGCCTCCTTCGAGCAGTTCACGAAGGACACCGGGATCAAGGTCGAGTACACCGGCGACAAGGGCTTCGAGGGCAACATCGTCACCAAGGTGACCGGTGGCGACGCTCCCGACATCGCGATCGTCCCGCAGCCCGGTCTGCTCAAGACCCTCGTCGACACCGGCAAGGTCATGCCGGCCCCGGAGGCCGTGGAGACCGCCGTCGACGAGAACTGGTCCGAGGACTGGAAGAAGTACGGCACGTTCGACGACACCTTCTACGCGGCGCCGATGCTCGCGAACCTCAAGGGCTACGTCTGGTACTCGCCGAAGCAGTTCGCCGAGTGGGGCGTCGAGGTCCCGGAGACCTGGGACGACATGATCGCCCTGACCGACACCATCGTCGAGAAGACCGGCGGTCCCGCCTGGTGCGCCGGCTTCGCCTCCGAGGCGGCGTCGGGCTGGCCGGGCACGGACTGGATCGAGGACCTCGTCCTGCGCCAGTCGGGCCCCGACGTGTACGACGACTGGGTGGCCGGCGACGTGAAGTTCACCGACCCCGAGATCAAGCAGGCCTTCGACGCCGTCGGTGAGATCCTGCTCAACCCGGAGTACGTCAACGCGGGCTACGGCGACGTCAAGAGCATCAACTCGACCGCCTTCGGCGACGTCGCCAACGCGGTGGCCAAGGGCGACTGCGCGCTGACCCACCAGGCGTCGTTCCTGTCGGCGAACTTCCTCGACACGGAGACCGCCGATGGCAACGTCCCCGAGGTCGCGCCGGACGGCGACGTCTACGCGTTCATCATGCCGGGCGAGACTGCCGGTGAGCTCCAGGTCGAGGGTGGCGGCGAGTTCGTCGCGGCCTTCTCCGACGACGAGGCCACCCAGAAGGTGCTCGAGTTCATGGCATCGCCGGAGTTCGCCGACGCCCGTGTCGAGCTCGGTGGCGTCATCTCCGCCAACAAGAACGCCGACCCGAGCCTCGCTTCGAGCGAGTTCCTCCAGGAGGCGATGACCATCATGCAGGACGACGCGACGACCTTCCGGTTCGACGCTTCCGACCTGATGCCGTCGACCGTCGGCTCGGGCTCGTTCTGGAAGGGGATGGTCGACTGGATCGACGGCAAGGACACCGACACGGTGCTCTCCGACATCCAGGCCGGCTACGAGAACTGA
- a CDS encoding carbohydrate ABC transporter permease: MSATQATVVDNRTKRQVARDTRRNEATAHKKLTSKGATIAAAVIALFWTIPTFGLFVTSFRPGADTQNSGWWTVFSNPEFTFDNYVQAWNSGGTSTTLATAFINSLAITIPATVFPIVMASLAAYAFAWIDFKGRNMLFIFVFALQIVPLQMALVPLLSLFSDGLTINDVPIFPGFGLNEVQYSFARVWIAHAIFALPLATFMLHNFISEIPGEIIEAARVDGAGHGQVFFRIILPLAAPAIASFAIFQFLWVWNDLLVATIFASPGALPITQALNSLSGTWGNKWFLQSAGTFISIIVPLIVFFALQRFFVRGLLAGATKG; this comes from the coding sequence ATGAGTGCAACGCAGGCCACCGTCGTGGACAACCGCACCAAGCGCCAGGTGGCGCGGGACACGCGCCGCAACGAGGCGACCGCCCACAAGAAGCTGACCTCGAAGGGGGCGACGATCGCGGCCGCGGTCATCGCGCTCTTCTGGACGATCCCGACCTTCGGTCTCTTCGTGACGTCGTTCCGCCCGGGCGCCGACACGCAGAACAGCGGCTGGTGGACGGTCTTCTCCAACCCGGAGTTCACGTTCGACAACTACGTGCAGGCGTGGAACTCGGGCGGCACCTCGACGACCCTCGCGACGGCGTTCATCAACTCGCTGGCGATCACGATCCCCGCGACCGTGTTCCCGATCGTGATGGCGTCGCTCGCCGCGTACGCGTTCGCATGGATCGACTTCAAGGGTCGGAACATGCTCTTCATCTTCGTGTTCGCGCTGCAGATCGTGCCGCTGCAGATGGCCCTCGTGCCGTTGCTCAGCCTGTTCTCGGACGGATTGACGATCAACGACGTGCCGATCTTCCCCGGGTTCGGGCTGAACGAGGTGCAGTACAGCTTCGCCCGCGTCTGGATCGCGCACGCGATCTTCGCGCTGCCGCTCGCGACGTTCATGCTCCACAACTTCATCTCCGAGATCCCCGGCGAGATCATCGAGGCGGCCCGCGTGGACGGCGCCGGACACGGTCAGGTGTTCTTCCGGATCATCCTGCCGCTGGCGGCTCCGGCGATCGCGTCCTTCGCGATCTTCCAGTTCCTCTGGGTGTGGAACGACCTGCTGGTCGCGACGATCTTCGCCTCGCCCGGCGCCCTGCCGATCACGCAGGCGCTGAACTCGCTCTCCGGGACCTGGGGTAACAAGTGGTTCCTACAGTCCGCGGGAACGTTCATCTCGATCATCGTCCCGCTGATCGTGTTCTTCGCCCTGCAGCGCTTCTTCGTGCGCGGCCTGCTGGCCGGCGCGACGAAGGGCTGA